From the Cryptomeria japonica chromosome 2, Sugi_1.0, whole genome shotgun sequence genome, one window contains:
- the LOC131073232 gene encoding pentatricopeptide repeat-containing protein At2g06000, translated as MLRLSFSSSPQFPSFIFAAYKQIAAARYTFSPFCGSNPRPEEAESPENNSSTGSEVVESICNLLKQEKLPTFELTGESAVKRLTLTLTPEHVLNVISGLNDAELGLKFFRYTKAALKFKHIAATYDHLISSLLRAGLNESARELLEDLKDDGYDISCKTLMEVVTSLATTGKIDQALDLFEKAPDFKCSLSLVCYNEVLNFLIEKGSVDKALGFFKCQLCKNVSPDSYSFNMLVKAFCSVGEVKECFKVLDMMKSHSCRPNDVTVNTFITGLCRVNRVDEGYRLLRQLHTFKHYRPNVYSYTAVIRGFCKQGVLGKAQKVFNEMIECRVRPNLVTYNVLIDGFCKEGNIDEAYSMFRKMKNGDVVTYTSMIDGYCKAGKTNDAIMLLHELSERGMAANAYTYSVMINGLCKENRLSEAHDLLKQMKERRIFGGSFIYNMVIDGYCKVGNVEQANKIFEEMKGRDRGCAPDKRTYTILIYGHCMKGRMAEAVSLFHEMFRVSCVPDEVTVQALVTSLVKASMLDEARSVIFTLLAKGITPGLSSCSSIINYLFRQWKIEDTEQWTKLKEFLDKKS; from the coding sequence ATGTTGAGGCTATCCTTTTCATCCTCTCCTCAGTTTCCATCCTTTATTTTTGCTGCTTACAAACAAATTGCGGCTGCCCGGTACACCTTTTCGCCTTTCTGCGGTTCGAACCCGCGACCTGAGGAAGCCGAAAGTCCAGAAAACAACAGCAGCACAGGTTCGGAAGTGGTGGAATCGATATGCAATCTGTTGAAGCAAGAAAAATTACCAACCTTTGAACTTACCGGAGAATCTGCCGTGAAGCGTCTGACACTAACCCTAACACCTGAACATGTACTTAATGTGATTTCGGGCTTAAATGATGCCGAATTAGGGCTTAAATTCTTCAGATATACGAAAGCAGCCCTAAAGTTTAAGCACATCGCCGCCACATATGACCACCTCATTTCAAGCCTGCTCCGCGCAGGGCTTAACGAATCTGCGAGGGAGCTGCTGGAAGACCTGAAGGATGACGGCTACGACATCTCCTGCAAGACTTTAATGGAAGTGGTCACAAGCCTCGCGACCACCGGTAAGATCGACCAAGCCCTGGATCTTTTTGAAAAAGCCCCGGATTTTAAGTGCAGTCTCTCTTTGGTCTGTTACAATGAggttttgaattttctgattgagAAAGGATCTGTTGACAAGGCCCTAGGATTTTTCAAATGTCAACTCTGCAAAAATGTGAGCCCAGATTCTTATTCGTTTAATATGCTGGTGAAGGCGTTCTGTAGTGTTGGGGAAGTGAAGGAGTGTTTTAAGGTTCTAGACATGATGAAGAGTCACAGTTGCAGACCTAATGATGTGACAGTGAATACTTTTATAACTGGGCTCTGTAGGGTTAATAGGGTTGATGAAGGGTATAGACTTTTGAGGCAGTTGCATACTTTTAAACATTATAGGCCTAATGTATATTCATATACTGCTGTTATTCGAGGGTTTTGTAAACAGGGGGTGCTGGGTAAGGCTCAAAAAGTTTTCAATGAGATGATCGAATGCAGAGTCAGACCGAATTTGGTGACTTACAACGTTCTTATTGATGGTTTCTGCAAAGAGGGTAATATTGATGAGGCCTATTCGATGTTCCGGAAAATGAAGAATGGGGATGTTGTTACTTATACCAGTATGATTGATGGTTACTGTAAGGCTGGAAAAACAAATGACGCTATTATGCTTTTGCATGAGTTGAGTGAGCGGGGCATGGCTGCTAATGCGTATACTTATTCGGTAATGATCAATGGTCTTTGTAAGGAGAATAGGTTAAGCGAGGCTCATGATCTATTGAAACAGATGAAAGAAAGGAGAATTTTTGGTGGGAGTTTTATATATAATATGGTTATTGATGGTTATTGCAAAGTAGGAAATGTTGAGCAAGCAAATAAAATTTTTGAAGAAATGAAAGGTAGAGATAGAGGGTGTGCCCCTGATAAACGTACTTATACTATTCTGATATATGGGCATTGCATGAAGGGACGGATGGCTGAAGCTGTCAGTCTTTTTCATGAAATGTTTCGAGTGAGCTGTGTCCCTGACGAGGTCACTGTACAGGCCTTGGTAACTTCTCTTGTAAAAGCTTCCATGCTTGATGAGGCAAGGTCTGTAATTTTTACTTTGTTAGCTAAGGGCATCACCCCAGGGTTATCCTCGTGTAGTTCAATTATTAATTATCTTTTCAGGCAATGGAAGATAGAAGACACAGAACAATGGACAAAACTTAAAGAGTTTTTGGATAAAAA